Proteins from a genomic interval of Leptospira bandrabouensis:
- a CDS encoding HIT family protein: MNCPICDAHKNETQIVYQNENWVLRKADQNLEGYLYMEHRNHVDSWFGLTLSEFENYGRALHKATEILKEYNPEKMYIVAIAERVPHLHVHLIPRYENQDKGLDHIAKATGPGFPKPM; the protein is encoded by the coding sequence ATAAACTGTCCCATCTGTGATGCGCACAAAAATGAAACACAAATTGTCTACCAAAATGAAAATTGGGTCCTGAGAAAAGCAGACCAAAACTTGGAAGGGTATTTGTATATGGAGCACCGTAACCACGTAGACTCCTGGTTTGGGTTGACTCTTTCGGAGTTTGAAAATTACGGCCGCGCCCTCCACAAAGCAACGGAGATTTTAAAAGAATACAATCCAGAAAAAATGTATATTGTGGCCATTGCCGAAAGAGTTCCTCATTTGCATGTGCACTTAATTCCTAGGTATGAAAACCAAGACAAAGGCCTTGATCATATCGCAAAAGCTACGGGACCCGGTTTTCCCAAACCCATGTAA
- the rbfA gene encoding 30S ribosome-binding factor RbfA, giving the protein MNPIRMKKLESEIIRLISTAILEGKVKDPRVFLPSFHRIEISEDLKYAKVYFTALCNNNERKKLTQGLVSCAGFLSSLVGKNLHLHTNPKFSFVWDNNYIKSLEVNRLIDESAPKTLFEELHPDQSESNTDLEEDSDT; this is encoded by the coding sequence ATGAATCCTATTCGAATGAAAAAACTCGAATCGGAGATCATTCGCCTTATCTCCACGGCCATATTGGAAGGTAAGGTAAAAGACCCTCGGGTTTTTTTGCCGAGTTTCCACCGAATCGAAATTAGTGAAGACTTAAAGTATGCGAAAGTATACTTTACTGCTCTTTGTAATAACAACGAAAGAAAAAAACTCACACAAGGGCTTGTCTCTTGTGCTGGTTTTTTATCTTCGCTTGTCGGTAAAAATTTACACTTACATACCAATCCAAAATTTAGTTTTGTCTGGGATAATAATTACATCAAAAGTTTGGAAGTGAATCGTCTGATTGATGAGTCTGCTCCGAAAACTCTTTTTGAAGAACTCCATCCAGACCAGTCCGAATCTAATACGGATTTAGAAGAGGATTCGGATACTTAA
- a CDS encoding DUF1398 family protein — MKDLITKLTEAQKFAMSIRPKVGGFPILAEVLREAGVLMNRWYLPSLQAVYQMKEGSVVQQGTPLVTGVHEIPKFHRDNLINAIRADQEGKSTFLEFLKAAWEAGVVGYDVDFTNRNVIYYGALGESYLEEYPAVTFER, encoded by the coding sequence ATGAAAGACCTAATCACAAAACTAACAGAAGCGCAAAAATTTGCGATGTCCATCCGTCCGAAAGTAGGTGGGTTTCCTATCTTAGCGGAAGTTCTTAGGGAAGCCGGTGTTCTTATGAATCGATGGTATCTACCGTCCCTCCAAGCCGTCTACCAAATGAAAGAAGGCTCTGTCGTCCAACAAGGAACACCACTTGTCACAGGAGTCCATGAGATTCCGAAGTTTCACCGCGATAATCTAATCAATGCTATACGTGCCGACCAAGAAGGAAAAAGTACATTCCTCGAATTTTTAAAAGCAGCTTGGGAAGCTGGTGTTGTCGGGTATGATGTAGATTTTACGAATCGAAACGTAATATACTATGGTGCTTTGGGCGAAAGTTATTTAGAAGAGTATCCGGCAGTGACGTTCGAAAGATAA
- the truB gene encoding tRNA pseudouridine(55) synthase TruB has protein sequence MSKPYHSGFLFVYKPPGITSSDLVLKTKRILGQKSVGHTGTLDRFAEGLLILPCGDYTAFSQVFLGKDKTYLAEVIVGLRTDSGDPDGVVEVDERETILPRFESEFPINRLDAELESLTKQKTQKAPKISALKVGGKRQSDLFREGTVVEEKERAITIHSVRDIQRTKEGFSFRIHVSSGTYIRKIILDLSEKWGIPLSLGKLVRESIGEYDLNGVKTFDQISDKDLKNWKEVFPLPTRIVDETEKKAVIHGGYIWDKLPKPVENGFYIVDADEKTILAWCDYEGKPDHIPYRYRKVFFDPSAKIMFSK, from the coding sequence ATGTCTAAACCCTATCATTCTGGATTTTTATTTGTTTATAAACCACCTGGAATCACAAGTTCCGATTTGGTTTTGAAAACCAAACGGATCTTAGGTCAAAAATCCGTGGGCCATACAGGAACCCTTGACCGGTTTGCAGAAGGACTTCTCATTTTACCATGTGGGGACTATACTGCTTTCTCCCAAGTATTTCTCGGAAAAGATAAAACTTATCTGGCCGAGGTAATCGTGGGACTTCGCACCGATTCAGGTGACCCAGATGGGGTTGTGGAAGTGGATGAAAGGGAGACGATCCTACCTCGTTTTGAATCCGAATTTCCGATCAATCGTTTGGATGCGGAACTAGAATCTCTCACCAAACAAAAGACGCAAAAAGCCCCGAAAATTTCTGCACTCAAAGTCGGAGGAAAACGTCAGTCCGACCTTTTTCGAGAAGGTACAGTGGTAGAGGAAAAAGAACGTGCCATAACCATCCATTCCGTAAGGGATATCCAAAGGACGAAAGAGGGGTTTTCCTTTCGAATCCATGTAAGTTCTGGAACCTATATCCGCAAAATCATCTTAGACCTTTCTGAAAAATGGGGAATACCTCTTTCTCTAGGGAAACTCGTCAGAGAATCCATTGGTGAATACGATTTGAACGGGGTGAAGACCTTCGACCAAATTTCTGACAAGGACCTCAAGAATTGGAAAGAAGTGTTCCCGCTTCCCACACGCATCGTGGATGAAACTGAAAAAAAAGCTGTGATCCACGGAGGATACATCTGGGACAAACTTCCAAAACCTGTCGAAAACGGTTTTTATATCGTGGACGCAGACGAAAAAACCATCCTTGCTTGGTGTGATTACGAAGGGAAACCGGACCACATTCCTTACCGGTATCGGAAAGTATTTTTTGACCCTTCTGCAAAAATTATGTTTTCTAAATGA
- a CDS encoding LIC_12708 family protein: MRTFYFLLTLFVSTSCLRFRVENLKEEILFRIPLGGTNESFEGVVVNQVLTNVPLTIPNSSNISALADNKQAVIKLFDRNGRLDATIGNPDFKSISGIPHYPFRFGGIGIVAMNEDGDLIVQNRISTKGMELPQGSENLYKTYSGAFSTQGTTVLPSFLVQISQKGVVKFMLGASGKNTEPFRYIEYILPGDGDKLFVYHRIAEEMRLSYFEEGELKGNLKESGLDIFASNDAKEFDITLDKLLPHPEGEYVLGSFSYYSKKDKRFKFRRIFRFVFDSKSSEFLKEIQDPSEILFSIRNNGEFYIWETEDGGNAARLQVHDKDGNHINNKRIPFSSPRGQWRETYTDAFDNIYSVRIRAGALEVYRWI; this comes from the coding sequence ATGCGAACCTTTTATTTCCTTCTCACCCTATTCGTTTCCACTTCCTGCCTTAGATTCCGAGTCGAGAACCTGAAAGAAGAAATCCTCTTTCGAATCCCCCTCGGTGGGACCAATGAGAGTTTTGAAGGTGTGGTGGTAAACCAAGTACTGACCAACGTCCCCTTAACCATCCCTAATTCATCAAATATTAGCGCACTTGCTGACAATAAACAAGCGGTAATCAAACTTTTTGACAGAAACGGAAGGCTCGATGCCACCATAGGAAACCCCGATTTTAAATCCATTTCTGGAATTCCACATTATCCTTTCCGATTTGGTGGGATCGGCATTGTCGCCATGAATGAGGACGGCGACCTGATTGTACAAAACCGAATTTCCACCAAGGGAATGGAACTTCCTCAAGGGTCGGAAAATCTCTATAAAACCTACAGTGGTGCTTTTTCTACCCAAGGGACAACGGTGCTTCCATCGTTTCTTGTACAAATTTCTCAAAAAGGTGTCGTGAAATTTATGTTAGGGGCCTCTGGAAAAAATACAGAGCCATTTCGTTATATTGAGTATATTTTACCGGGAGATGGAGACAAACTATTTGTTTACCATCGGATTGCCGAGGAAATGCGACTTTCGTATTTTGAAGAAGGAGAACTCAAAGGAAATCTAAAAGAATCGGGACTTGATATATTTGCAAGTAATGATGCCAAAGAATTTGATATCACTCTCGATAAACTCCTTCCCCATCCAGAAGGAGAGTATGTTCTCGGCTCTTTTAGTTATTATTCCAAAAAGGACAAACGATTTAAATTCCGAAGGATTTTTCGTTTTGTTTTTGATTCCAAAAGTTCGGAATTTTTAAAAGAAATTCAAGACCCATCTGAGATTTTATTTTCCATTCGTAACAACGGAGAGTTTTATATTTGGGAAACAGAGGACGGAGGGAATGCGGCAAGGCTCCAAGTCCATGACAAAGATGGAAACCATATCAATAACAAACGAATTCCTTTTTCTAGTCCACGCGGTCAGTGGAGAGAAACCTACACCGATGCCTTTGATAATATTTATTCGGTACGGATTCGTGCAGGTGCTCTCGAAGTTTATCGTTGGATCTAA
- a CDS encoding polyphosphate kinase, producing the protein MVLERHPTNQVPKYSASDLTDLQERFFLLQRESFKQKIAHIFLLEGFSSTGKGSILQSLTIRLDPRKFKVYSPYVHLSEDRGYPFLWNFWRVVPRYGEFLFYLNTYYSRLAFLRSEKKISQSEYDHRLLSILNTERILSKDKIIVHKFFLHISKKDQKKRLEDSKKKKKEWELSAFDKDQGKHYNRYFEIFDSILSSSRTIDSPWQIITSEKKEDTKLLVFESILERLERVLQYDSRTALQSINHGMELIP; encoded by the coding sequence GTGGTTTTAGAAAGACATCCAACCAACCAAGTTCCCAAGTATTCGGCAAGTGACCTGACTGATTTACAAGAAAGGTTTTTTTTATTACAACGAGAAAGTTTCAAACAAAAAATTGCCCATATTTTTTTGTTAGAGGGATTTTCCTCTACGGGAAAAGGTTCCATCTTACAGTCGTTAACGATTCGTTTGGACCCGAGAAAATTTAAAGTGTATTCACCTTATGTTCATTTGTCAGAGGATAGAGGTTATCCTTTTCTTTGGAATTTCTGGCGAGTGGTTCCTCGTTATGGGGAGTTTTTGTTTTATTTAAATACTTACTATAGTCGCCTTGCCTTCCTTCGTTCCGAAAAAAAAATCAGCCAATCAGAATACGACCACAGGCTTCTCTCCATTCTAAATACAGAAAGAATCTTATCCAAAGACAAAATCATCGTTCATAAATTCTTTTTACATATTTCCAAAAAAGACCAAAAAAAACGTTTAGAAGATTCTAAAAAAAAGAAAAAGGAATGGGAACTCTCTGCCTTTGACAAAGACCAAGGAAAACATTACAATCGTTACTTTGAGATTTTTGATTCTATTTTGAGTTCTTCCCGAACCATTGACTCTCCTTGGCAAATCATCACCAGTGAAAAAAAAGAAGATACAAAACTTCTGGTTTTTGAATCCATTTTGGAACGATTAGAGAGAGTTTTGCAGTATGATTCCCGAACCGCACTTCAATCCATCAATCATGGTATGGAGCTTATCCCATGA
- a CDS encoding NAD(P)H-hydrate epimerase, with product MKQKPLFTNIESKHLDSLAIRDLGFHEETLMGMAALSVFHANEDLWKTAESIWILCGTGGNGGDGYALAHTLYQEGYKVKCFSTAPNKSEAGKFYESLVSKTLGSTGNLDEFYKEWEEAEEDSVLLVDALLGTGFQGELSEELKELIETINESDVFFYRLSLDTASGWNPYILGKEEKTNVFVYADSIEELGTRKWENVGFIYEKDSIIPRYYESIGFPIKTHLNEVTFSNRYYLEPDPESAIQSLKRKNKDHKYSAGSAIFYGGETGMEGAILLSEEAFSRLGGGISKIFSPSSQISSYVLKEDLSKMSKTSSFSDLTSDPFFTKTKTIVVGPGLTQYPQDLEGWTLPEGKKLILDAGAIPSFGTKLPKGNQILLTPHVGELNRMTGKTHGSIQSAYDTLIEFCPQNKVYVLLKSFVSLLVCPDGPSYIWESPNPKLATMGTGDLLSGILARYLSLELSIPESVQLALSFLDHSKQLEEPYPSAHQILKSLVELV from the coding sequence ATGAAACAGAAACCCCTATTCACCAATATAGAATCGAAACATTTAGATTCCCTTGCCATAAGAGACCTTGGGTTTCATGAAGAGACCTTAATGGGGATGGCAGCCCTTTCTGTTTTCCATGCCAATGAAGATTTATGGAAAACTGCCGAATCCATTTGGATTCTTTGCGGCACTGGCGGAAACGGCGGGGACGGATATGCCCTTGCCCACACCCTTTACCAAGAAGGATATAAAGTTAAATGTTTTTCCACAGCACCAAACAAATCCGAAGCGGGAAAGTTCTACGAATCTTTAGTTTCAAAAACACTCGGTTCCACTGGGAACTTAGATGAGTTTTATAAGGAATGGGAAGAAGCGGAAGAAGATTCCGTCCTTCTCGTGGATGCCCTGCTTGGCACTGGGTTCCAAGGAGAACTTTCCGAAGAACTGAAAGAGTTGATAGAAACCATCAATGAATCGGATGTCTTTTTTTACCGTTTGTCTCTCGACACAGCCAGTGGTTGGAATCCATACATTTTGGGAAAAGAGGAAAAAACCAATGTATTTGTGTATGCGGATTCCATTGAAGAACTTGGGACAAGAAAATGGGAAAATGTAGGGTTTATTTATGAAAAGGATTCTATCATTCCCAGATACTACGAGTCCATTGGATTTCCCATCAAAACCCACCTAAATGAAGTTACATTTTCCAATCGTTATTATTTGGAACCAGATCCTGAATCGGCAATCCAGTCCCTAAAAAGAAAAAATAAAGACCATAAATATAGCGCCGGTTCTGCCATTTTTTATGGTGGAGAAACAGGAATGGAAGGAGCCATTTTACTTTCCGAAGAAGCCTTTTCCAGGCTCGGTGGTGGGATCAGTAAAATTTTCTCCCCTTCTTCTCAAATCAGTTCCTATGTTTTAAAAGAAGATCTTTCTAAAATGTCAAAAACCTCTTCTTTTTCAGACCTTACCAGTGATCCCTTTTTTACGAAAACAAAAACGATCGTAGTGGGACCTGGCCTTACCCAGTACCCGCAAGATTTAGAAGGTTGGACTCTCCCCGAAGGTAAAAAACTGATTCTAGATGCGGGAGCCATTCCCAGTTTTGGAACCAAACTCCCCAAGGGAAACCAAATCCTCCTCACTCCTCATGTGGGTGAACTGAATCGAATGACGGGTAAAACTCACGGTTCCATCCAGTCCGCCTATGATACGTTAATTGAATTTTGCCCACAAAACAAGGTGTATGTGTTATTAAAATCTTTTGTGAGTCTACTTGTTTGTCCCGATGGTCCCTCCTATATTTGGGAATCTCCGAATCCCAAGTTGGCAACGATGGGAACGGGAGATTTGTTGTCAGGGATTTTAGCAAGATACCTTAGTTTGGAATTGAGTATTCCCGAATCTGTACAATTGGCCTTATCCTTTTTGGATCATTCCAAACAGTTGGAAGAACCCTATCCTTCGGCCCACCAAATTCTAAAATCCCTTGTGGAGTTAGTGTAA
- the nusA gene encoding transcription termination factor NusA, with translation MATKQATKETGLFEAIQQFCQDKSLDKDLVYGVIRDSLLAAYRKKVGLEAETDDRCQVDFGSDNKNEIIISVLRDVVEDKTTNPLEISLEDAQKLDPKAEVGTQMRVFEKPQDLSRVLSSQAKQMVFQRLRDMEKELLYQEYKSKEGELTHGYFQRWKKDIMSIDLGKVEGIMLKKDQNPGEKYRQGDRLKAIISRVELRPREPMPVITLSRASGDFVKKLFEMEIPEVYDGIVEIKDVARIPSYRTKVVVTTSKSDVDPVGACVGMKGVRIQAIVRELGNERIDIVLHSDEPSVFIANAISPAKPVEVHVDRKRGDALVIVPDESLSLAIGINGSNVKLVSQLSGFKIDIKTVSQYNQELASPEAREKLDRLFNAQQEAMEESEDQYDGASEEGDEDSEFTPLSEVPGLTPRIVGLLEAGGIKNVETLLEFSQEELSKISGIGKTTAEQILRLLRESIEWVEEG, from the coding sequence ATGGCGACAAAACAAGCAACGAAAGAAACTGGGCTATTCGAAGCCATCCAACAATTCTGTCAGGACAAATCTCTTGATAAAGACCTCGTATACGGTGTCATCCGCGACTCCCTTCTTGCCGCCTATCGCAAAAAAGTCGGTTTAGAAGCGGAAACAGATGACCGTTGCCAAGTCGACTTTGGATCCGACAACAAAAACGAAATCATCATCTCCGTACTACGTGATGTGGTAGAAGATAAAACAACAAACCCTCTAGAGATCTCTTTGGAAGACGCGCAAAAATTGGACCCAAAAGCAGAAGTGGGAACCCAAATGAGAGTGTTTGAAAAACCTCAAGACCTTTCTCGGGTTCTTTCCAGCCAAGCCAAACAAATGGTATTCCAACGTTTGCGAGATATGGAAAAAGAATTACTCTACCAAGAGTATAAATCCAAAGAAGGGGAACTCACTCACGGGTACTTCCAACGTTGGAAAAAAGACATCATGTCCATCGACCTGGGTAAGGTAGAAGGGATCATGTTAAAAAAAGACCAAAACCCTGGGGAAAAATACCGCCAAGGGGATCGTCTGAAAGCCATCATTTCTCGTGTAGAACTTCGTCCCCGCGAACCAATGCCTGTCATCACACTCTCTCGTGCTTCGGGTGACTTTGTGAAAAAACTCTTCGAAATGGAAATTCCCGAAGTTTATGACGGCATCGTAGAAATCAAAGATGTTGCCCGCATTCCATCTTACAGAACCAAGGTGGTTGTTACCACAAGTAAGTCTGATGTAGATCCTGTGGGAGCTTGTGTAGGAATGAAAGGGGTTCGGATCCAAGCCATCGTTCGTGAACTTGGAAACGAAAGAATCGATATCGTCCTTCATTCAGATGAACCTAGTGTATTCATCGCCAATGCGATCTCACCGGCAAAACCAGTCGAGGTACATGTGGACAGAAAAAGAGGAGATGCTCTTGTCATCGTTCCTGATGAATCTCTTTCTCTTGCCATCGGAATCAACGGGTCCAACGTAAAACTTGTATCCCAACTTTCCGGTTTCAAAATCGACATCAAAACCGTATCCCAATACAACCAGGAACTAGCTTCACCAGAAGCTCGTGAAAAACTGGATCGACTCTTCAATGCCCAACAAGAAGCAATGGAAGAATCAGAAGACCAATATGATGGTGCTTCAGAAGAAGGTGATGAGGACTCTGAGTTCACTCCACTTTCTGAAGTTCCTGGTCTTACCCCAAGGATCGTTGGCCTTCTCGAAGCCGGCGGGATCAAAAATGTGGAAACCCTTCTCGAGTTCAGCCAAGAGGAACTTTCGAAAATTTCCGGAATCGGGAAAACGACAGCAGAGCAAATTTTACGCCTGCTTCGTGAATCTATCGAATGGGTAGAAGAGGGTTAA
- the infB gene encoding translation initiation factor IF-2, which yields MEEQKSIKETLQQGASGDKTKKKLVIKKKAAPADEKKESSANTQAQETAKPVSTPSQTSDKKKDLNELIREEAKRQGLGSGPQAPSQASPIVSRPERKPEPQPERERPPMDRKPESILSGDTSSPNYRSGGGSGQGGQQGGGNQGYFRKEDRNPIVSRPTTPRPQRPEGQGGGYQGNRGPGQGGGGYQGNRGPGQGGGGYQGNRGPGQGGGGYQGNRGPGQGGGGYQGNRGPGQGGPGGYQGNRGARPIGQGGPGSGTGRPPGDAPFGAPGGPPGAGGASGAKKKVFDKEKGGREENENTKFFKQSFRKQKAQAAALAAVPKEISILENIQVGEIAKKLNLKPGEVISKLMKMGMMVTINNVIDAETASILADDYGCKVKIVSLYDETVIEEEKDDPADYITRPPVVTIMGHVDHGKTKLLDTIRSSRVAEGESGGITQHIGAYQVETERGKIAFLDTPGHEAFTSMRARGASVTDIVVLVVAADDGVMPQTIEAINHAKEAEVPIIVAVNKIDLPAANPEKVRQELSNYGLQPEEWGGTTIFCDISAKSNIGIDKLLEMLIIQAELLDHKANPKRKAKGTIVEAKLDPGRGAVATVLIQNGTLRVGDAFVAGVHAGRVRAMYDDLGRSIKEAGPSFPALVTGLDGVPDAGAPFDVVIDDKEARTISHSRQDYERLGQSKNAATRVTLDNMSEIIKQGALKELKVIIKADVRGSTEAVKEALEKLSTADVRLNVIHAGTGAIVDSDIILASASNAIVIGFHTRANPKTVSLAEKEKVEIKYYSIIYDVVNEVKASMEGMLEPEKVENIIGKVEIRDVFKISKVGNIAGCMVKSGKVTKQAYVRVVSSETGEITWEGKIKNLKRMKDDVADVLTGFECGILLDGFNDFSVGDEIEAYEIREIARKL from the coding sequence ATGGAAGAGCAAAAATCGATTAAAGAAACCCTCCAGCAGGGAGCCAGTGGTGACAAAACCAAGAAAAAACTTGTCATCAAGAAAAAAGCGGCACCTGCAGATGAGAAAAAAGAATCCAGTGCGAACACGCAAGCACAAGAAACAGCAAAACCTGTTTCGACTCCTTCGCAAACTTCGGACAAAAAGAAGGATTTGAATGAACTCATTCGTGAGGAAGCTAAAAGACAGGGACTCGGTTCCGGTCCGCAAGCTCCTTCCCAAGCATCACCTATTGTGTCCCGGCCAGAAAGAAAACCGGAACCACAACCAGAACGAGAAAGACCTCCGATGGATCGTAAACCCGAATCCATCCTTTCTGGTGATACTTCTTCCCCTAACTACCGTTCCGGCGGTGGTTCCGGCCAAGGTGGCCAACAAGGGGGAGGAAACCAAGGTTATTTTAGAAAAGAAGATCGTAACCCTATTGTATCTCGTCCTACGACTCCGCGTCCGCAAAGACCGGAAGGACAGGGCGGCGGTTACCAAGGAAATCGCGGGCCTGGCCAAGGTGGTGGCGGCTACCAAGGAAATCGCGGACCTGGACAAGGTGGCGGTGGTTACCAAGGAAATCGCGGACCCGGACAAGGTGGCGGTGGTTACCAAGGAAATCGCGGACCTGGACAAGGTGGCGGTGGTTACCAAGGAAATCGTGGACCTGGACAGGGTGGCCCCGGTGGTTACCAAGGAAACCGTGGAGCTAGACCCATCGGCCAAGGTGGACCTGGTAGTGGCACGGGAAGACCTCCTGGCGATGCTCCGTTTGGTGCACCTGGTGGACCTCCCGGTGCCGGTGGTGCCAGCGGTGCCAAAAAGAAAGTATTCGATAAAGAAAAGGGCGGAAGAGAAGAAAACGAAAACACAAAGTTTTTCAAACAATCTTTCCGCAAACAAAAGGCACAAGCAGCTGCGCTTGCAGCAGTCCCTAAAGAAATCTCCATTTTGGAAAACATCCAAGTGGGAGAGATTGCTAAAAAATTGAATTTAAAACCTGGTGAAGTCATCAGTAAACTCATGAAAATGGGGATGATGGTGACCATCAATAACGTGATCGATGCAGAAACTGCTTCTATCCTTGCTGACGATTACGGTTGTAAGGTGAAAATTGTTTCCCTTTACGATGAAACCGTCATCGAAGAAGAAAAGGATGATCCAGCAGATTATATCACACGTCCTCCTGTTGTGACGATTATGGGTCACGTGGACCATGGTAAAACGAAACTCCTTGATACCATTCGATCTTCTCGAGTGGCAGAAGGAGAATCGGGTGGAATCACTCAGCACATCGGTGCTTACCAAGTAGAAACAGAACGCGGAAAAATCGCCTTCCTCGATACACCTGGTCACGAAGCCTTTACTTCGATGAGAGCACGTGGTGCCTCCGTAACCGACATTGTTGTGTTAGTGGTTGCAGCCGACGACGGGGTGATGCCTCAAACGATTGAAGCCATCAACCACGCCAAAGAAGCAGAAGTGCCAATTATTGTTGCGGTCAACAAAATTGACCTTCCAGCCGCTAACCCAGAGAAGGTAAGACAAGAACTCTCTAACTACGGTTTACAACCAGAAGAATGGGGTGGAACAACCATCTTCTGTGATATCTCTGCTAAAAGTAATATTGGTATTGATAAACTTCTTGAGATGTTAATCATCCAAGCAGAACTTCTGGATCACAAAGCCAACCCAAAACGAAAAGCAAAAGGAACCATTGTGGAAGCAAAACTCGATCCAGGTCGTGGTGCTGTGGCTACGGTTCTTATCCAAAACGGAACTCTTCGTGTAGGTGATGCATTTGTTGCAGGAGTGCATGCGGGACGTGTTCGTGCGATGTATGACGACCTTGGTCGTTCCATCAAAGAAGCGGGCCCATCCTTTCCAGCTCTTGTGACAGGACTCGATGGGGTCCCTGATGCAGGTGCTCCCTTTGATGTGGTGATTGACGACAAAGAAGCAAGAACCATCTCTCATAGCCGTCAAGATTATGAAAGACTCGGCCAATCAAAGAATGCGGCTACTCGTGTGACACTCGACAATATGAGTGAGATCATCAAACAAGGTGCTCTCAAAGAACTCAAAGTGATCATCAAAGCAGACGTTCGCGGATCTACAGAAGCGGTGAAAGAAGCACTAGAAAAACTTTCGACTGCCGACGTTCGCCTCAATGTAATCCATGCGGGAACAGGTGCGATTGTGGATTCTGATATCATTCTCGCTTCCGCATCGAATGCAATCGTGATTGGTTTCCATACTCGTGCGAATCCAAAAACGGTTTCCCTTGCTGAGAAAGAAAAAGTCGAAATCAAATACTACAGTATCATCTACGATGTAGTGAACGAAGTAAAAGCGTCCATGGAAGGAATGCTCGAACCGGAAAAAGTGGAAAACATCATTGGTAAAGTTGAGATCAGAGATGTATTCAAAATTTCCAAAGTGGGTAACATTGCAGGTTGTATGGTGAAATCTGGTAAGGTAACCAAACAAGCCTATGTTCGAGTTGTTTCGAGCGAAACCGGTGAAATCACTTGGGAAGGTAAGATCAAAAACCTCAAACGTATGAAAGACGATGTGGCTGATGTTCTGACTGGATTTGAGTGTGGTATCTTACTCGATGGATTCAATGACTTCTCTGTGGGTGACGAAATCGAAGCATACGAGATTCGCGAGATTGCTCGTAAACTGTAA
- a CDS encoding MarR family winged helix-turn-helix transcriptional regulator → MRKKQNLEPSHLKSHLGYHLRVVSNAVSHSFAKKLESLDVTVAEWVILREMYSYKTNTSPSVIAEITGLSRGAVSKLIDRLLNKGLVSREEASEDRRYQDIKLTKAGVKLVPRLSEVADENDSTFFSLLSKSEKEELRKTLIKLTSAHKLNLTPIE, encoded by the coding sequence ATGCGGAAAAAACAAAATTTAGAACCAAGCCATCTTAAATCCCACCTGGGATACCATTTGCGTGTGGTTTCCAATGCGGTTTCTCATTCCTTTGCCAAGAAACTAGAAAGTTTGGATGTGACTGTTGCGGAATGGGTGATCCTTAGGGAAATGTATTCTTATAAAACCAATACTTCCCCGAGTGTAATCGCAGAAATCACCGGTCTCAGTCGGGGAGCCGTTTCGAAACTGATTGATAGGCTATTAAACAAAGGTCTTGTGAGTCGCGAAGAAGCAAGTGAAGACAGGCGTTACCAAGATATCAAACTGACCAAAGCCGGTGTAAAACTTGTTCCCAGACTCTCAGAAGTTGCCGATGAAAACGATTCTACTTTTTTTTCTCTTCTATCCAAATCAGAAAAAGAAGAACTAAGGAAGACTCTCATAAAACTAACTTCCGCCCATAAACTAAATTTAACCCCCATCGAATGA
- the rimP gene encoding ribosome maturation factor RimP produces MVYTEENIRELILRVLAPPLALFSLQVQNRKNHALIEIELDHLTDKTGSASLEDCENVSRRLKEELDLWGDEFDFTLQVSSAGAERVLRLPEDLSRFQGLLVKLEVPLETGKWDKRLYRLGPVSGDSVELTLYDRKTRHKKNQKSVLMPIAEIRKGNLYLEI; encoded by the coding sequence TTGGTATATACCGAGGAAAACATCAGAGAACTTATTTTACGCGTTCTCGCTCCACCTCTAGCGCTTTTTTCGCTCCAAGTACAGAATCGGAAAAACCACGCCCTCATTGAGATAGAACTTGATCATCTCACAGACAAAACTGGCTCTGCTAGTTTGGAAGACTGTGAGAATGTGTCTAGGAGACTCAAAGAGGAGCTGGATTTATGGGGAGATGAATTTGATTTCACTCTCCAAGTCTCCTCCGCGGGAGCAGAACGTGTTTTGCGCCTGCCGGAGGATTTAAGTCGTTTCCAAGGACTTTTAGTTAAACTAGAAGTACCGCTGGAAACAGGGAAATGGGACAAACGATTGTATCGTTTGGGACCGGTTTCGGGGGATTCTGTTGAGCTTACGCTTTACGATCGTAAAACTCGACACAAAAAGAACCAAAAATCGGTATTGATGCCCATCGCAGAAATACGAAAGGGAAATTTGTATTTAGAAATTTAA